Within the Funiculus sociatus GB2-C1 genome, the region TATTTCTCAACCTAGTGACAATCCGAATACAGAGTACCGAATTTTCACAAACTGTAATATTTTCTTTGCCGAAACTGAAAAACAGGTTGATGAGGGAGATTTTGCAGCCGAACAACGCGGTGAAACCGTAATTATTTACTGCTAGTGTCAGTAGAAGAAGTTACAATTTTTTTGATTCGAGGTCTACCTAGTTTGATTCGGCGAGTTTCAATGCGATCGCGATTTTTATGCAGGTAATCTTCTAGTTCCTCGGTAGCAACCTCTACAGTTTCTCCATCTTTCAAATAGATAGTAACCATAGTTTATACTCGAATAGATGTGACAATACTATGTCCAATGTTAACTGGTAAATGCCACACTATACAAGTGTAAACCAAGGGCGCGATCGCGTTGCGGCTACAGAAAGCGATCGCGCTCAACTAGAAAAAGCGCGATCGCTTTCTGTAGCTATAGCTAATTCTCATCCAACCAGACAACTAAATCCGCAGGGGAGTGAAAATCCAACAACGCCAAAGCCAATTCCTCTAACTGCGTGACCGATAATGCCGCAATCCGCTGTTGCAATTGTTCATCTAGATTACCAAATTGACGGGTTAGCATACGCATAACTAGCGATCGCGCCTCCTCTTCCTTTCCTTCTTGCTTTCCCTGTTGCACTCCCTTCCGGATGATGGCTTGATAAGTTACAGATTCCTGCATAATTTCCTCCCGCAAAAGTTGGCGAATTAAACTTTCTTCAAACCGTAAACCAGCCAGCACCTCCACACAAGCAGCAAGGTTTCCCCGTTGCTGTGGTTCTTCAATCGTATCTATCACAGCAGCAACTTGCTCTAGTAAGCTGTTGGGAGAGTCAGTTCTAGCTAGAGTCGCCAATGGTAATAACGCAGGGTTTGCCAAAAGTGGTGCCGGATCTTGCTCCCACAAGCGAATGACTCGGTAGCGATGTCTGGTATTACGGGTGGTAAATTCTTCGGTAAAGGCACCAACTGAAGTAGTGGACTTTAAAAAAATTACCACTTGTTCAATGTCACAACGGTATTTGCGGTGCAGTCTTAACCAATAATCCAGCATTCTCAATGGCAGGGGGGGGTTGGATGCT harbors:
- a CDS encoding DUF4351 domain-containing protein, translating into MDSDNICKYLAEQYPAEFVRWLLPDSATDIQVLKTELSVEPIRADSLTLLQTGNSILHIEFQTLPASNPPLPLRMLDYWLRLHRKYRCDIEQVVIFLKSTTSVGAFTEEFTTRNTRHRYRVIRLWEQDPAPLLANPALLPLATLARTDSPNSLLEQVAAVIDTIEEPQQRGNLAACVEVLAGLRFEESLIRQLLREEIMQESVTYQAIIRKGVQQGKQEGKEEEARSLVMRMLTRQFGNLDEQLQQRIAALSVTQLEELALALLDFHSPADLVVWLDEN